Sequence from the Dehalococcoidales bacterium genome:
CCGCGCGATAGTCTGAATGGCTGCCAGAGCGGTGCGGCTCCAGCCTAGCTCGTTTTGCAGAGGTCTGAAGAAAAGCCCCAGTACCGATGAGTGTTGTTCAGCATAGGCGATCTGGGCCAGGAAAGCCGCGGCGACAATATTCCAGCCGTAGAAATAACGGGGCTTTTTCCCTGATGCCATCGTCACTTATCTTGCCCTCCTACTCCGTCTGAGAATGTCCGGAGAAATTATTCTTTTAATTGCTCTACTAAGGCAGATACCTGAATCTTTTAGCTATGGCCCTGCTTGAGCGCTGATTGGTCTGAGCAGGGTGGACAGGATAAGCCCCGTGATGCCGGCCCCGAGTATTATCAGGAAAGCTATCTGGTAGCTGCCGGTGGTATCGAAGATGCGGGCGGTGGCAATGGGGCCGATGGCGCCGCCGATGTGACTGATGAAGATAGAGGCGCCGTAGATTGCGCCGTGTGACCTGGTGCCGAATAGCTCGGCTATCAAAGGTGCAATCAGGGCGAAGAACCCGCCATGGGCAAAACCGTAGATAACGGCGTACAGGTATAGACCCCATAACCTGTCAGCGAATTGCAGCCAGGATAATGCGGTCACTAATATTATAAAACAGATAAGCACTGCCCGGCGGCAGCTAATCTTATCACTTATGGAACCCATGAACAGTCGGCCCAGGATACTGACCCCGCCGATGGTAGAGAGCACACCGGCCGCCTGTGTTACCGTAAGTCCTGCATCAAGGGCGCGCGGGACGATGTGGAGGGTCATGCTGACCGTAACGTACAAGAGCGATAGATAGGTGATGCAGACCAGCCAGAATTGCCAGTTGCGAAGCGCTTCCTGGAGAGAAAACCCGGTATCAACAAAGTGCGCATCGGTCGTTTTTGATTCGATGCTACCGTACGCCTGCAGACCTTTTTCGCCGGGGTCACGTCTTAAAAACTGGGCGGCAATCACTATCCCTATCAAGCCCACAATCGCGATGTAAATGTAGGAGTTGCGCCACCCATAGCTTGATATCAGCCAGGTAGCCACCAGTGGCATGGCAAAAATACCGGCCCCGGTACCAACCTTGACGATGGCAATCATCATCCCCCGTCTCTTGGTAAACCACCTGGCTGTCGTTGACAGCAGGACAACATTCCCGCTGGCGACTCCCATCCCCACTATTGCCGGGTAGAAAAAGTATAGCTGCCAGACGGCATTAATCTGGGACATCAGATAGAAGCCCAGGCCCATAATCAGGCCGGAGCCGATAATCACCAGCCGCGGGCCGAACCGGTCACTGAGGCCGCCTATGGCGAGAGAAAACAGACCTTCCAGGAAAAATGCCAGCGAATGGGCGCCGGAAATCGTGGTCCGGCTCCAGCCAAACTCGGTTTGTAGCGGGCTAAAAAAGACGCCGTAAGTGCTTGACGAACCATGCATTAAAAAGATGATAAAAAC
This genomic interval carries:
- a CDS encoding MFS transporter yields the protein MRGRDGKIFYGYIVVIASVFIIFLMHGSSSTYGVFFSPLQTEFGWSRTTISGAHSLAFFLEGLFSLAIGGLSDRFGPRLVIIGSGLIMGLGFYLMSQINAVWQLYFFYPAIVGMGVASGNVVLLSTTARWFTKRRGMMIAIVKVGTGAGIFAMPLVATWLISSYGWRNSYIYIAIVGLIGIVIAAQFLRRDPGEKGLQAYGSIESKTTDAHFVDTGFSLQEALRNWQFWLVCITYLSLLYVTVSMTLHIVPRALDAGLTVTQAAGVLSTIGGVSILGRLFMGSISDKISCRRAVLICFIILVTALSWLQFADRLWGLYLYAVIYGFAHGGFFALIAPLIAELFGTRSHGAIYGASIFISHIGGAIGPIATARIFDTTGSYQIAFLIILGAGITGLILSTLLRPISAQAGP